A region from the candidate division WOR-3 bacterium genome encodes:
- a CDS encoding M28 family peptidase: MGKYKFLRINFIFLFFVGFVSAKEPYDYLVEFCKFGNRTIGTEGHRNAFNYIIKNLKNPEIDSFFIDGVWLYNIYQKFPGNEPLIGIGTHWDSDRNCPGANDGGSTVALLLKLADTLSKNPADMNIHILFFDGEDVEKAELYGSTHFAAKCLDHYSFILIVDMVGDKNLQIYKEGNSTKFFPALVDSIWEIGMIEAPGVFIPTIKYFIIDDHMPLIKYGIRAIDIIDFDYPYWDTPFDTIDKCSKESLDKMYKFLLRIVYPGY, from the coding sequence ATGGGCAAATATAAATTTTTAAGAATTAATTTCATATTTTTGTTTTTCGTAGGTTTCGTTAGCGCAAAAGAACCGTATGATTATCTTGTTGAATTCTGCAAATTTGGTAATCGGACAATTGGAACCGAAGGGCATAGAAATGCCTTCAATTATATAATAAAGAATCTTAAAAACCCTGAGATAGATTCTTTCTTTATTGATGGCGTCTGGCTTTACAATATTTATCAGAAATTTCCGGGGAATGAACCACTAATTGGTATTGGCACACACTGGGACTCAGACCGGAATTGCCCTGGTGCCAACGATGGAGGCTCAACTGTAGCACTACTCTTAAAACTTGCTGATACCCTCTCAAAAAATCCTGCTGATATGAATATACATATTCTATTTTTTGACGGTGAAGATGTAGAAAAGGCTGAACTTTATGGCTCAACCCATTTTGCTGCAAAATGTCTTGATCATTATTCTTTCATATTGATTGTTGATATGGTAGGGGATAAAAATTTACAGATTTATAAAGAAGGTAATTCTACAAAATTCTTTCCTGCACTTGTTGACTCAATCTGGGAGATAGGAATGATTGAGGCGCCAGGTGTTTTTATTCCGACAATTAAATATTTTATCATTGATGACCATATGCCTTTGATAAAATATGGTATAAGGGCAATTGATATCATAGATTTTGATTATCCCTACTGGGACACACCCTTTGATACAATTGACAAATGCAGTAAAGAAAGTTTAGATAAAATGTATAAATTTTTATTACGGATAGTTTATCCAGGATATTGA
- a CDS encoding helix-hairpin-helix domain-containing protein has translation MNRKEIIILSVLISLLLIINILNYAVWKFNKKSYALIIEEEMRQISINLASEEQLVMLPGIGPALAQRIVEFRENNGEFKKIEDIKKVKGVGEKLFEKIKSYIKL, from the coding sequence ATGAATCGTAAAGAAATCATCATTCTATCTGTTTTGATTTCTCTTCTTTTAATAATAAATATCTTAAATTATGCAGTATGGAAATTCAACAAAAAAAGTTATGCTTTAATCATAGAAGAAGAGATGCGACAAATTTCAATCAACCTCGCCAGCGAAGAACAACTTGTAATGTTGCCTGGAATTGGTCCGGCATTAGCCCAAAGAATAGTTGAATTTCGCGAAAATAATGGTGAATTCAAAAAAATTGAAGATATAAAAAAAGTAAAGGGAGTCGGAGAAAAATTATTTGAAAAAATTAAATCCTATATAAAACTATAA
- a CDS encoding sugar ABC transporter permease: MNKRKDKVAYLFLLPALLIICIFRFYPIIQAIGMSLYNWSIAGPLKFIWFKNYYKLFIDPKFYQSLINTFWYVLGVVPLTIILSIVIAYLLNQKIKGQGIYRTLYYLPVVTSIVAISVVWRWIFNPDRGILNALFNLLGIAGVKWLNDSRGIFEIILHTDISGFFAGPSIALCSLMIMAIWHNIGYCIIICLAGLQNIPAQYYEAAKIDGARGWELFWNITIPILSPTIFYLLLTQSIIAFNTFTPVYVMTQPPGGPLGTTSLVVYYLYEQSFRLWNLGYANAIAFVVFVIIFALTKLQQKFLEQKVYYE; encoded by the coding sequence GTGAATAAAAGAAAAGATAAAGTGGCTTATCTATTTCTGCTACCTGCATTACTAATAATTTGTATTTTCAGGTTTTATCCGATAATCCAGGCTATCGGTATGAGCTTATATAACTGGTCTATCGCGGGGCCACTGAAGTTCATATGGTTCAAAAATTATTACAAACTTTTCATAGATCCAAAATTTTATCAATCACTCATAAATACCTTCTGGTATGTTTTAGGGGTGGTCCCGCTAACAATTATTCTCTCTATAGTTATTGCGTATCTTCTGAATCAAAAAATTAAAGGACAGGGAATATACAGGACGCTCTATTATCTACCGGTTGTTACATCCATCGTTGCAATAAGTGTGGTCTGGCGCTGGATATTTAATCCCGACCGTGGAATATTGAATGCATTATTCAACTTGCTCGGTATCGCAGGTGTAAAATGGCTGAATGATTCAAGGGGAATTTTTGAAATAATCTTACATACTGACATTTCTGGTTTTTTTGCGGGACCTTCTATCGCACTCTGCTCATTAATGATAATGGCTATATGGCATAATATTGGATATTGTATCATTATCTGCCTTGCCGGACTTCAGAACATTCCTGCCCAGTATTATGAAGCGGCAAAAATAGATGGGGCAAGAGGTTGGGAGTTATTCTGGAATATCACAATTCCAATACTTTCACCAACAATATTTTATCTGCTGTTAACGCAATCAATCATTGCTTTTAATACATTCACCCCGGTTTATGTAATGACACAACCACCGGGTGGACCACTGGGGACAACAAGCCTGGTTGTATATTATTTATATGAACAATCCTTCAGGTTATGGAATCTTGGATATGCAAACGCCATTGCCTTTGTTGTCTTCGTTATTATCTTCGCCCTGACAAAACTCCAGCAAAAATTTTTAGAACAAAAGGTTTATTATGAATAA
- a CDS encoding carbohydrate ABC transporter permease, which yields MNKKFIHLLLILGTIWMILPFFWMVSTSLKTQDEALQFPPTLIPEKLMFSNFIEAFKQVDFTRYFINTLIMTTGSVLLVYFTTILSAYAFARLNFLGRELLFTLFLAMMMVPMPVYLAPSYVILSKFRFIDTFWALIIPWGVNIFAIFLLRQHFKTLPQELFDAAKMDGLNHWQIIKYIVIPLSKPVLITIGIFEIITNWNSFLWPLIVTHSDSMRTIQTGLAYFAQAESTNYPLLCAASTFTTIPLIILYFFVQRQIMESYARSGLKE from the coding sequence ATGAATAAAAAGTTCATTCATTTGTTATTAATATTGGGAACGATATGGATGATTTTGCCATTTTTCTGGATGGTCTCTACTTCTTTAAAAACTCAGGATGAGGCATTACAATTTCCACCTACACTCATTCCTGAAAAACTTATGTTCAGCAATTTCATTGAAGCGTTCAAACAGGTTGATTTTACAAGGTATTTTATAAATACGCTGATCATGACCACGGGTTCGGTTCTTCTTGTATATTTTACAACCATTCTCTCTGCCTATGCCTTTGCCCGATTAAATTTCTTGGGTAGAGAACTTCTCTTCACTCTGTTTCTTGCGATGATGATGGTCCCGATGCCTGTATATCTTGCCCCCTCCTATGTAATACTCAGTAAATTTCGATTCATCGATACATTCTGGGCGCTAATAATCCCATGGGGAGTAAATATATTTGCAATATTCCTTTTAAGACAACATTTTAAAACCCTGCCCCAGGAACTTTTTGATGCTGCAAAAATGGATGGATTGAATCACTGGCAGATCATAAAATATATTGTCATACCATTATCCAAACCAGTGCTTATAACTATAGGTATTTTTGAAATAATAACAAACTGGAATTCTTTCCTCTGGCCCCTTATTGTAACACATTCGGATTCTATGCGCACAATTCAAACTGGTCTCGCCTATTTTGCGCAGGCTGAATCAACAAACTATCCCCTACTCTGCGCGGCATCTACATTCACCACCATTCCCCTGATAATTCTTTATTTCTTTGTGCAACGTCAGATTATGGAATCTTATGCCCGAAGCGGATTAAAGGAATAA
- a CDS encoding C4-type zinc ribbon domain-containing protein → MEEVLERLIKIKDLDEDIKKNEISLKNIPEKIAALQKEIEKKNNQLNQAKNRLIEIKKSYKLKEGDIAENETKVSKLNQQIHTVKTNEEYRAILKEIEYLKNARMSIEEEMINLLEEEEKIKSTIGNLEKETKEFVEKKNREIQELEKQKNQIIDEQDKKKFMFQDEIKKLPDDIRKIYERIKKAREKAICVVTDEGICTGCYSNITPQTLNELKKKDKFILCDSCGRILIYES, encoded by the coding sequence ATGGAAGAGGTCCTGGAAAGACTTATTAAGATAAAGGACCTTGATGAGGACATTAAAAAGAATGAAATTTCTTTGAAAAATATCCCGGAAAAGATTGCCGCACTTCAGAAGGAAATTGAAAAGAAAAACAATCAGTTAAATCAGGCGAAGAACCGATTAATAGAAATAAAAAAATCTTACAAACTAAAAGAGGGGGATATCGCCGAGAATGAAACAAAAGTCAGTAAATTAAATCAGCAAATCCACACGGTAAAAACAAATGAAGAATACAGGGCGATTTTAAAAGAGATTGAATATCTTAAAAATGCTCGTATGTCAATAGAAGAAGAAATGATAAATCTCCTTGAAGAAGAAGAAAAAATAAAAAGTACAATCGGAAATCTTGAGAAAGAAACAAAAGAATTTGTGGAAAAAAAGAATCGGGAGATTCAAGAATTGGAAAAACAAAAAAATCAGATCATTGATGAACAGGATAAAAAGAAATTTATGTTTCAGGACGAAATAAAAAAATTGCCTGATGACATAAGAAAAATTTATGAAAGAATTAAAAAAGCAAGGGAAAAGGCAATTTGTGTCGTCACCGATGAGGGAATATGCACAGGGTGTTATTCAAATATCACACCCCAGACCCTCAATGAGTTGAAAAAAAAGGACAAATTCATTCTTTGCGATTCCTGCGGCAGAATACTTATTTATGAATCTTGA
- a CDS encoding ribonuclease HI family protein has translation MNLDGVVAYIDGASSGNPGPSAIGIVIFDKHNSEKPLAEISRYIGITTNNVAEYEALIHALKWLSDNKFLNAEIYMDSELVYKQLMGNYRIKTPHIKILADRVRKLLNKFEKIDLKMIPRERNRLANRLAQSIVKNIKKKKEKDS, from the coding sequence ATGAATCTTGATGGTGTGGTTGCCTACATTGATGGTGCATCCAGTGGGAATCCCGGACCTTCAGCTATTGGGATTGTAATATTTGATAAACACAATTCAGAAAAACCACTTGCAGAAATTTCTCGATATATTGGTATTACCACAAATAATGTAGCAGAATATGAAGCGCTTATACATGCATTAAAATGGCTATCGGATAATAAGTTTTTAAATGCTGAGATATACATGGACTCTGAACTCGTTTATAAACAACTTATGGGCAATTATCGGATAAAAACACCGCATATAAAAATCTTGGCAGACCGTGTGCGAAAATTGCTAAATAAGTTTGAAAAAATTGATTTAAAAATGATTCCCCGCGAAAGAAACCGTTTAGCCAATCGGCTTGCACAAAGCATTGTCAAAAATATAAAGAAGAAAAAAGAGAAAGATTCTTAA
- a CDS encoding TrkH family potassium uptake protein — protein sequence MNQKKEINPARILIFGYVSIIIIGAILLSLPFSTTNGISFIDAIFTSTSALCVTGLIVKNTAMDFTLFGKCIILLLIQIGGLGYMTLSTSFFFFLGKKISLRDRMLFKESVNILSYDNLMRFAWRIFRITFVVEMIGAILFYFSFVKKFSPPIAAGHAIFHSISAFCNAGFSTFSENLTLFANFWNVPLIASVLIITGGIGFIVISDIYYVLIKKQRKELSLHSKIVLKTTIILLVVGTLFILFYEGQRSLVNYSLPMKIIHSFFQSVTPRTAGFNTVDISSFSTATIFLLIVLMFIGASPGGTGGGVKTSTFALMLIWIKELLFGRYKNDVTTMKKRIPQEQAMRSFLLISLSVFLILISFFLILLFDRAQPLKLLFEIFSAFGTVGLSLGSNLNPYCNYVGEFSLFSKLIIILLMLIGRVGTLTLGSALIRPRNFDFSYPEESIVVG from the coding sequence ATGAATCAAAAAAAAGAAATAAATCCGGCAAGAATTTTGATTTTCGGATATGTCAGCATTATAATTATTGGTGCAATATTGCTCTCTTTACCTTTCTCAACGACTAACGGCATTTCTTTTATAGATGCAATATTTACATCAACCTCGGCTTTATGCGTTACTGGATTGATCGTTAAAAATACTGCAATGGATTTTACCCTGTTCGGTAAATGTATAATACTTCTCTTAATACAGATTGGTGGTTTGGGATATATGACTCTATCCACATCTTTTTTTTTCTTTTTGGGGAAAAAAATTTCTTTGCGCGATCGTATGTTATTCAAAGAATCAGTTAATATCCTCAGTTATGATAATTTAATGCGGTTTGCCTGGAGAATTTTTAGAATTACATTTGTTGTGGAAATGATTGGGGCTATATTGTTTTATTTCAGTTTTGTAAAAAAATTCAGCCCACCGATTGCAGCCGGACACGCAATTTTTCATTCAATATCAGCGTTCTGCAATGCGGGATTTTCTACATTTTCTGAGAATCTAACACTCTTCGCAAATTTCTGGAATGTCCCTTTGATCGCCTCAGTATTGATAATCACCGGGGGCATTGGATTCATTGTGATATCAGATATTTATTATGTTTTAATAAAGAAACAAAGAAAAGAACTCTCACTCCATTCTAAGATAGTTTTAAAAACAACCATAATCTTATTGGTTGTAGGAACTCTCTTTATATTGTTTTATGAAGGACAAAGAAGTCTCGTTAATTATTCCCTGCCTATGAAAATAATTCATTCTTTCTTCCAGTCTGTCACACCAAGGACCGCTGGTTTTAATACCGTAGATATCTCTTCATTCTCTACCGCAACAATATTTTTGTTAATCGTGCTTATGTTTATCGGCGCCTCACCGGGTGGAACCGGAGGAGGTGTAAAAACTTCAACCTTCGCCCTTATGTTAATCTGGATTAAAGAACTTCTTTTTGGTAGATATAAAAATGATGTTACAACAATGAAAAAAAGAATTCCCCAGGAGCAGGCAATGCGTTCTTTTTTACTCATATCCCTGTCAGTATTTTTGATTTTGATTTCATTCTTTCTAATCTTGTTATTTGACCGTGCCCAACCATTAAAATTATTATTTGAAATTTTCTCGGCTTTCGGAACAGTCGGGCTATCACTTGGCTCAAACCTAAATCCATATTGTAATTATGTAGGTGAATTCTCATTATTTAGTAAATTGATAATCATATTATTGATGTTGATTGGAAGGGTAGGAACTTTAACCCTGGGAAGTGCCTTAATTAGACCCCGTAATTTTGATTTTTCCTATCCTGAAGAATCAATCGTTGTAGGATAA
- a CDS encoding TrkA family potassium uptake protein yields MKQFVVIGLGRFGSSIARALAEKNFEVLAMDRNEERVKEIEGTVSQAVVVDATDEKALKELGIKEFDTAIVSIGENIEDSIMVTLLLKEFGVKQVIVKAHNELHAKILEKVGADRIIFPEKEMGEKLAESLASPKIFDYIELSTEYGILEIIAPKKFCDKTLSELKLREKFGISVMAIKRKMPYTKPDGSPDFKEEIIIGPGGSDEVLQGDILVLLGKYKDLNRIEKL; encoded by the coding sequence ATGAAACAATTCGTTGTTATAGGTCTTGGTAGATTTGGTTCAAGTATTGCCCGGGCACTCGCGGAAAAAAATTTTGAGGTCCTTGCAATGGACCGCAATGAAGAAAGGGTTAAAGAAATTGAGGGGACTGTTTCCCAGGCAGTAGTTGTTGATGCTACTGATGAGAAGGCATTAAAAGAATTAGGTATTAAAGAATTTGATACTGCAATTGTAAGCATCGGCGAAAATATTGAAGACAGCATTATGGTTACACTTTTATTAAAGGAATTCGGTGTGAAACAGGTGATTGTTAAGGCACATAATGAACTACACGCCAAGATTCTCGAAAAAGTCGGTGCCGACAGAATAATCTTTCCTGAAAAAGAAATGGGTGAAAAATTGGCAGAAAGTCTTGCCAGTCCCAAAATTTTTGATTATATTGAATTATCTACTGAATATGGCATACTTGAAATAATTGCACCAAAAAAATTTTGCGATAAAACCTTGAGTGAATTGAAGCTTAGAGAAAAATTTGGAATCAGTGTAATGGCTATAAAAAGAAAGATGCCTTATACCAAACCCGATGGTTCACCTGATTTTAAAGAAGAAATAATCATAGGTCCAGGGGGTTCAGATGAAGTACTACAGGGTGATATTCTTGTTTTGTTGGGAAAATACAAAGATTTAAATCGTATTGAAAAATTATGA
- a CDS encoding tetratricopeptide repeat protein produces MNNDFQDLLELSEFYILSQKYEEAIKILKKAQKINNREPKLYYNFGIAYEALNDRDKAINSFRQALSLDPDFQSAQEHLNKLIKG; encoded by the coding sequence ATGAACAACGATTTTCAGGACTTACTGGAACTTTCGGAATTCTATATATTAAGCCAGAAATATGAAGAGGCAATAAAAATTCTAAAAAAGGCACAAAAAATTAATAATCGTGAACCTAAACTTTATTATAATTTTGGCATCGCCTACGAGGCGCTGAATGACCGAGATAAAGCAATAAATTCTTTTCGTCAGGCACTTTCTTTGGACCCAGATTTTCAATCCGCCCAGGAACATCTTAACAAATTAATTAAAGGATGA
- a CDS encoding amidohydrolase → MSFILLKNCNFVNLKKNKVNKCDILITNGRISKIISNPTDAEKLDKFLHRNFVDFKIFDIKNNYLISGFADSHTHLLAHGIELQRVDLSKCFSLDECIEKLKMEKEREIIFGVNWDESLWKKGKKNELNRKILDKISKNKPVVMRRVCGHFAVCNTRALDFISKEWKIVDRENGWLYEDAALYLNRIFKPNFEMYKKGLELATRHALSLGITSIHEITDINGFKIYQLLKKQIKLRVALYITTDILPLIGMGIQSNFGNDFLKFSGLKIFMDGSIGAQTAAIRTPYKNSRNRGKILVSEKNLLNLVRMAESNSIQLMIHSIGDRSTDLVLKVFKQIGIRKNQLRHRLEHIEILHSKQIKEISKLNLIASMQPNFLRWQFPDNMYEKALGLRFKGMNCFKKIKKAGIKLIFGSDCMPLGPLYGIKLAVNHPFYESRLSPAEAITLYTQSPPFATFDENNKGMIEEGKFADIVVLNKNPLIKENLDDIKILKVFVDGCLVYKN, encoded by the coding sequence ATGTCTTTCATTCTCCTGAAAAATTGTAATTTTGTTAATTTAAAGAAAAATAAAGTTAATAAATGCGACATTCTGATCACTAATGGTCGCATTTCAAAAATAATTTCTAATCCAACTGATGCAGAAAAATTGGATAAATTCCTGCATCGCAATTTTGTTGACTTTAAAATTTTCGATATTAAAAATAATTATCTAATATCAGGATTCGCGGACTCACACACCCATCTTCTTGCCCATGGTATAGAACTCCAGCGGGTGGATTTGAGTAAATGTTTTTCGCTTGATGAGTGTATTGAAAAATTGAAAATGGAGAAAGAAAGGGAGATTATCTTTGGGGTTAACTGGGATGAATCACTCTGGAAAAAGGGTAAAAAGAATGAATTAAACCGGAAGATACTGGATAAGATTTCAAAAAATAAACCAGTGGTTATGCGGCGGGTTTGCGGGCATTTTGCAGTTTGCAACACAAGGGCGCTTGATTTCATTTCTAAAGAATGGAAAATCGTGGATAGAGAAAACGGCTGGCTCTATGAAGATGCTGCGCTATATCTCAACAGGATATTCAAACCCAATTTTGAAATGTATAAAAAGGGACTTGAGCTGGCAACACGGCATGCCCTCTCATTGGGAATTACATCAATCCATGAGATTACCGATATAAATGGATTCAAAATATATCAGTTGTTAAAAAAACAAATAAAATTGCGTGTTGCATTATATATTACAACTGACATTTTGCCACTAATTGGCATGGGCATTCAATCCAATTTCGGAAACGACTTTTTAAAATTTTCCGGGCTAAAGATATTTATGGATGGTTCAATTGGTGCCCAGACCGCAGCAATCAGAACACCTTATAAGAATTCAAGAAACCGAGGAAAAATTCTCGTTTCTGAGAAAAATTTATTAAACCTGGTCCGAATGGCAGAAAGTAATTCAATTCAGTTAATGATACATTCAATTGGTGACCGTTCAACAGATCTGGTTTTAAAAGTTTTCAAACAGATAGGGATTAGAAAAAATCAACTCCGTCATAGATTGGAACATATTGAGATACTTCACTCAAAACAGATAAAGGAAATAAGCAAATTAAATTTAATTGCCTCAATGCAACCAAATTTTTTACGCTGGCAATTTCCCGATAATATGTATGAAAAAGCTCTTGGTTTAAGGTTTAAAGGTATGAATTGCTTTAAAAAGATAAAAAAAGCAGGGATAAAATTGATTTTTGGTTCCGACTGTATGCCTTTAGGACCTCTATATGGTATCAAACTTGCGGTCAATCATCCATTTTATGAAAGCCGATTGTCACCCGCTGAGGCGATAACCCTGTATACTCAATCTCCGCCTTTTGCAACTTTTGATGAGAATAATAAAGGTATGATTGAAGAGGGAAAATTTGCTGACATTGTAGTGCTTAATAAAAATCCATTAATCAAAGAAAATCTTGATGATATAAAAATCTTAAAAGTTTTCGTTGATGGTTGTCTCGTTTATAAAAATTGA
- a CDS encoding YihY/virulence factor BrkB family protein — protein MRNFFWVFKEAYNKFNIDRCPLLASALVNASIFSLFPLILGILSFSFFILGSSQGIIEKILPILKQIIPIGLDEIIKNIKAVRQTSIIVAIIGMLGFLWGSASIFGAIESSLNLIWKAKKDRPFFKKSLITMAWAFIIWILLIATVGITFWASAIGLRGIIKLLPLLNIIISTIIFGLIYWFFPNRKVKFKEAYIGAIFTGISWELAKFLFTLYITRVVDYSKIFGSLSAIILLLLWLYYSAFIFLYGAEISYVYARRKFLRKRGKILDIRK, from the coding sequence ATGAGAAATTTTTTCTGGGTCTTCAAAGAAGCATATAATAAATTCAATATTGACCGCTGCCCATTGCTTGCTTCTGCACTTGTAAACGCATCCATATTCAGTCTCTTCCCTTTGATTCTCGGGATACTATCATTTTCATTCTTTATTCTTGGTTCATCCCAGGGGATCATTGAAAAAATTCTTCCAATTTTAAAACAAATAATACCCATAGGCCTTGATGAAATAATAAAAAACATTAAGGCAGTGAGGCAGACATCAATAATTGTTGCAATCATTGGTATGCTCGGCTTTTTATGGGGTTCAGCAAGTATATTCGGAGCGATTGAATCAAGTTTGAACCTCATCTGGAAGGCAAAGAAAGACCGGCCCTTCTTTAAAAAAAGTTTGATCACCATGGCATGGGCTTTTATTATTTGGATATTATTAATTGCTACGGTTGGTATTACATTCTGGGCGAGTGCTATTGGCTTAAGGGGAATCATTAAATTATTGCCACTTTTGAATATAATCATAAGCACAATAATTTTTGGACTCATTTATTGGTTTTTCCCAAATCGTAAAGTAAAATTTAAAGAAGCATATATCGGCGCAATATTTACAGGAATATCGTGGGAATTAGCCAAATTTCTATTTACCCTTTATATTACAAGGGTTGTGGACTATTCTAAAATATTCGGTTCACTTTCAGCAATAATATTACTGCTACTCTGGTTATATTATTCTGCCTTTATCTTTCTTTACGGCGCAGAAATAAGTTATGTATATGCCCGCCGAAAATTTTTAAGAAAAAGGGGCAAAATTCTTGACATTCGCAAATAA
- a CDS encoding glycosyltransferase has product MEIEVSIVIVNYNVKHFLEQCLMAVEKARHNLNIEIIVVDNASVDGSQSMIKKKFPGVILIENQKNLGFAKANNQALKIARGKYILILNPDTLIQEDTLINLKNFLDEHPEAGAVGCKLINPDGSFQVASRRSIPTPWVAFTKIVGLSKIFPKSKTFGSYNLTYISPDIESEVDVLSGSLMLVRNEILRKVGYFDEDYFMYGEDIDLCYKIKKAGSKIYYTPKTKAIHYKGESTKKGEFSYITNFYSAMLIFIDKHFKDHYSLLVKSILKTGIYLRAYIAFLTSFFRSIASPLIDLLLIIVSIFVAIKIWLPHYALIRFRIIYPVYTFIWFASIYLSGAYHTKGRYHIKPIIGGALVGFLLNSTFTYFFKQFAYSRVVILIAFVLIIIILSIWRLVYRWIGPHAIKHPLSKLRRTIIVGAGKEGLRILKKLRARPDIPYEICGFVDFDEKNVGKEIDGAEVLSTIEHIKEVIKIQKIDDVIFSSDRLSNKQILETISYASGTGVNFRIVPNELEYIIAKSSVDEIDSLPLLDFVSSYDPIDLIVKRGFDLIISVLVIILSLPFFLINLLIGARIKEKKIYTEGGGIGVIYIFEKGIPFLKYLPSYLSVLKGTISLVGAEIMEIDKTKEKPVYKPGLTGFVQIKMREKNKQLGVQERDYYNLYYLKNRSLVTDLQILIRSIF; this is encoded by the coding sequence ATGGAAATTGAAGTTTCTATAGTCATCGTTAACTACAATGTCAAGCATTTCCTTGAACAGTGCCTTATGGCAGTAGAAAAGGCAAGGCATAATCTTAATATTGAAATTATTGTTGTGGACAACGCATCCGTTGATGGCAGCCAGTCAATGATAAAGAAAAAATTTCCAGGTGTAATACTTATTGAGAACCAGAAAAATTTAGGATTTGCAAAGGCGAATAATCAGGCATTAAAAATTGCCCGAGGTAAGTATATCCTTATATTAAATCCTGATACCCTTATTCAGGAAGATACCCTAATAAATTTAAAAAACTTTCTTGATGAACATCCTGAAGCAGGTGCAGTGGGTTGCAAATTGATAAATCCTGACGGTTCTTTTCAGGTAGCAAGTAGAAGAAGCATTCCCACACCCTGGGTTGCATTTACCAAGATTGTTGGTTTGAGCAAAATTTTCCCCAAGAGCAAAACCTTTGGTAGTTATAATCTAACATATATTTCGCCGGATATAGAATCTGAAGTGGATGTCCTTTCGGGTTCTTTAATGCTGGTGCGTAATGAAATACTAAGAAAAGTCGGGTATTTTGATGAAGATTATTTTATGTATGGCGAGGATATTGACCTTTGTTATAAAATTAAAAAAGCAGGAAGTAAAATTTACTACACACCGAAGACAAAAGCAATCCATTATAAAGGTGAAAGCACAAAGAAGGGCGAATTTTCTTATATCACAAATTTCTATTCCGCAATGTTAATCTTCATTGATAAGCACTTTAAAGACCATTATTCTCTGCTTGTCAAATCTATTTTAAAAACTGGGATTTACTTGAGAGCATATATCGCGTTTCTCACTTCCTTTTTTAGAAGTATTGCTTCACCATTGATTGATCTCCTCTTAATTATAGTAAGCATTTTTGTTGCAATCAAGATATGGCTTCCCCATTATGCACTGATTAGATTTCGCATCATATACCCGGTCTACACGTTTATCTGGTTCGCAAGTATTTATCTTTCAGGTGCATATCATACCAAGGGTAGATACCACATAAAACCAATCATTGGTGGTGCCCTCGTAGGTTTTTTATTAAATTCAACATTTACGTATTTTTTTAAACAATTTGCCTACTCAAGGGTTGTAATTCTCATTGCCTTTGTTCTTATTATTATAATCTTAAGCATATGGAGATTGGTCTATCGCTGGATTGGTCCGCATGCAATCAAACACCCCTTATCAAAACTCAGAAGGACAATCATTGTTGGTGCCGGAAAAGAAGGTTTGAGAATTTTAAAAAAATTGAGGGCAAGACCTGACATACCATACGAAATTTGTGGATTTGTTGACTTTGATGAAAAAAATGTAGGCAAAGAAATTGATGGCGCTGAGGTTCTCTCAACAATTGAACACATTAAGGAAGTAATTAAAATCCAGAAAATTGACGACGTAATCTTCTCCAGTGACCGTTTGAGCAATAAACAAATCCTTGAAACAATCTCTTATGCAAGTGGCACAGGAGTTAATTTCCGTATCGTTCCAAACGAACTTGAGTATATCATTGCAAAATCTTCTGTGGATGAAATAGATTCCCTGCCTTTATTGGATTTTGTAAGTTCATATGACCCGATAGATTTAATCGTCAAGCGCGGATTTGATTTAATCATTTCGGTTTTAGTCATTATCTTATCTTTGCCGTTTTTTTTAATTAACCTGCTTATTGGTGCCAGAATTAAAGAGAAAAAAATTTATACCGAAGGTGGTGGAATAGGAGTAATCTATATCTTTGAAAAGGGAATCCCATTTTTAAAATATCTTCCCAGCTATCTTTCTGTTTTAAAAGGAACAATAAGTCTTGTTGGTGCCGAGATAATGGAAATAGATAAAACAAAAGAAAAACCTGTATACAAACCTGGTCTCACAGGTTTTGTCCAGATTAAAATGCGTGAAAAAAATAAACAGTTAGGAGTACAGGAACGGGATTACTACAATCTGTATTATCTTAAAAACCGCTCTCTCGTCACCGACCTACAAATTCTTATCAGGTCAATTTTTTAA